The genomic interval AATAAGTTTATTAATTCTTCCTTGTCACCTAAATCTAAACTTGCAGCAACTTCCTTTGTAGCTCCTACAGCTAACTCTCTAATATCTTCAAGTTCTCTAACTCCATAAGCTACATTTCTTGTATTCATTAAATCTAATGGTCCTATGTTATGTGATGTAGAACTTCCTCCAACTGCACCACATCCTAATGTTAAGGCAGGTACTAAGTTGATTGTAGCTCCTATTCCACCAAGAGCTCCTGGTGAATTTACTACCATTCTTGAAACCGGCATTTCTAATGCGAATCTCTTAACAAGCTCCTCATTATTTGCATGCATACAGAATGTATGTCCAGCTCCTTCATTTAGTAATATTTCTCTACATCTATTTAATACAGCATCTACATTCTCTTCTACAAAGAAAGTTAAAATAGTTGTTAACTTTTCTCTTGAGAATGGATACTTATGTCCAACATGGCACTCTCTTGGAATTAAAACTCTTGCCCAAGATGGAATTCCTTCTAAACCAGCTAATTTAGCTATGTCTTGAGGAGTTTTTCCAACTATTTGTGGATTCATAGTTCCATTTGCTCTCATTACAAATTTAGATAGTTGATTTGCTTGTTCTTCAGTTAAGAAGTAAGCTCCTTGTTCTTTTAATTCTCTAACAACTTCATCTTCCATAGCTTTTTCAACTACTATTGATTGTTCTGAAGCACATATTGTTCCATTATCAAAAGTTTTAGAATCTAATATTCTCTTAACTGCTAACTTAACATCTGCACTCTTATCTATGAATGCTGGTCCATTTCCTGGTCCAACACCTATAGCTGGTGTTCCTGATGAATAAGCAGCTCTAACCATTGCTTCTCCGCCTGTTGCTAGGATTAATGAAGTATCTTTATTCTTCATAAGTTCATTAGTTCCTTCTATTGAAGGTACTGTAATGCATCCTATAGCTCCTTCTGGACAACCTGCTCTCTCAGCAGCCTTAGCTATTATCTTAGCTGTTTCAATAATACATTTTTTTGCACTTGGATGTGGTGATAAAACAATTGCATTTCTAGCTTTTATTGAAATCATAGCTTTGTAGATTGCTGTTGAAGTTGGATTTGTTGATGGTATAAGTCCTGCAACTACTCCTACTGGCACCATAATTTTAAATGCTCTTTTCTCAACATTTTCCTCTACTATTCCAACAGTTTTTGTATCCTTTATTGATTCATAAACTGTTCTTGCAGCAAAAACATTTTTTAATACTTTATCTTCCCATTTACCAAATCCTGTTTCCTCATTTGCCATCTTAGCAAGTTTTTCAGAATTTTCATAAGCAGCATCAGATATAGCTTTAACTATTCTATCTATGTCTTGTTGACTCATAATAGCTAACTTGCTTTGAGCTTCTTTAGCCTTTCTTATAAGCCCCCTAGTTTCCTGTATAGAAACTAAGTCTTTATCTAAAAACTCCATTAACTGTCACCTTCTTCATTATATTTTAGTAATATATCTACTAAATCTTTCTTCTTTAGAGACTTAAGCTTATTAGAAGTTATGTTGATATTTAAGGATTTTATTTTCTTTCTTAATTCCTTAACACTCATTTTAGATATTTCTTTTATATCTATAGAATCAGCTTCTTTATTCTCTGTGGTCTTATCCTCTGTCAGTTCAGGTTTTATAATAACTTCTTCTAAAGATTCTTTTGAGCTTTCTTTATTTTGAGAGATTTCAAAAACTTCTATTTCATCTAAGTGAGATTCACCTTCTATTTTTTCAGAAATTTCTTCTACTTCAGCATTAACATTTTTAACATATTCAACAACATCTTCTTGTAGGCTTTCTTCTTTAGATTCTGTTTCCTCTATAATAGCTTCTGTAATTTCCTCTCTTATCTCTTCACAAACCTCTTTAATATCTTCTTCCAACTCTTGAATTTCTTCTTCTGAACTTTTACTATTCATTAAAAGATTCTCTACCTCATCATCAAGTCTTGGAATTACATGAGCACTTCTTAAACTTCCAATTCTACTTGCATAATTTTCAGCAGATTCCACTGCAGCTTGTACAGCATCTACATCTCCTGTAATTTTTACAGTTACAATTCCTCCAGTAACCTTTTCTATTCCAATCAAATCAACACTTGCAGCTTTTAAGGCTGTATCTGCAGCACATATGGCTGGTACATATCCTATAAATTCTATTAATCCTAAAGCTTTTCCCATATCTTTAGCCTATTAGAATCCTAATGGATTACTAGCTACTGATTGTACTGCCTCTGCAAAGGCATCACATGCTGCTTTACATGCTGATTGTGATCCTGTAAGTAAGGCTCCTGCAAAGTTTGTTTCTGTTGGAGGTGCAAAGAATTCACACATTTCAACATCTGCAGCCTTTAATGCTGCATCTAAAGCATACATTGCTTCTAATGGAGGAGCTACTAAGTAAGCTAAAGCTTCACCTTCTCTTATTCCTGCTGTTTTTGAAAGATATGATCCTGTTCTTGATACACATTGAGCATAGTAACAAATTGAATCATCTTCATTTGCACTTACAAATCCAACTCCACTATCAATGAAATCTAAAGTAGCATTTAATCCACTTCTAACTTCAGCAGGACTTGGTCCAGCTAAGATACCAATTACTTCTCCAGCTAATTTTGTTGAAGCATTTCCAGCTCCAGCATACATTGATCTAGCATAAACTACATCTACTTCTGCTGCCTTTGTAGCCTCATCTAAAGCTGTATAAGTTACATCATCACAGTCTGCTGTGATTAACCCTAAACTCTTGTGATGTGGTTCTAATTCTAATTTTTTAGCCATTTCTGGACTAACATTTGATATTATCTTAACGCTTAAAACATTAGGACGTATTAAATCATTTTTCATGCTTAATTCCCTCCAAACTTATTATTTAAGATCTATTCCTGAAGCTTTTTTATCTAACATTGTTTTTATTAACTCTGCAATGTGAGCTCCTGCTTCAACGGCAGTTGTTCCACCTTTATGAATGTTTGATATAACAGTTCTCTTAGCTTCTGGCATTCCAACCTTTGGTTTATATGCTATATATGCTGACATTGATTCAGCAGTTACAAGACCTGGTCTTTCTCCAACTAGTAAGCAAACAACATCTGCTCCAGTTGCTTCTCCTACAGCATCCATAGCTGGAACTCTACAATATTTAACAAATAATATAGGTCCAACATTTAAACCATACATTTTTAATCCTTGCTCTATTGAAGGAAGAATATCTTCTACGTTAGCTTCTATTGCAGCTGAACTTAAACCATCTCCAACCATTATTTGAACCTTAGGATTTTTATCACATTTTTCTTTTATGATCTCTGTTGTTTCTGGCGAAAATCTTCTTCCAAGATCTGGACGAGTTACATATTCATCCTTATCAGTACACATAGTTTTCACAGGTATAAAGTTATTTTTCTTTATGAATTCCTCTGAAACATCTGAGAATACTGAGTCTTGTGCAGCAGCATGGTCAGCTCTCATTCTTAAAGCTGTTATAGTTTTATATCTAGCTCCTGCTCTTCCTGATCCTAATCTAGCTGGTGTTTTAGCTTTCATTTCTAAGTAAGCCTCTCTATCAGCTGGATTATCAACTAAAAGTTGTTTCTTTATATCTATCTCTGTAATATCTGGTATAAACTCATCACTTTCCACTTGAGATTGATTTTTTGAAACTTCCTTAACCACTTTTTCTACTGATTGCATATCAACTTGTCCAACCATTTGGCTAACTAATTGCTCAACCATTAGTTTTAAATCTTTTTCGTTCATAACTCTCTTCTCCCTCCTATCCTAAAAGTACAGATGCATCTCCTGCTTTTTTAGTAAGCTTTCCATTTTCGTCTATGAATCCCATTTCAACTAACCAATCTTGGAACTCTTTAATAGCTGTTAATCCAAACATTTCTCTTAAAGCTGCTGTTTCATGGTATCCTGTAGTTTGATAGTTAAGCATTACGTCATCTCCATGTGGAATTCCCATGAAATAAGTACATCCTGCTGTTGTTAATAATACAGCTAAGTTTTCTATATCATTTTGGTCTGCTTTCATGTGATTTGTATAACATGCATCACATCCCATTGGTATTCCTGTTAATTTACCCATGAAGTGGTCTTCAAGACCTGCTCTTATAACTTGTTTTGAATCATATAAATACTCTGGTCCTATGAATCCAACAACGGTGTTAACTAAAAATGGTTGGAATCTCTTAGCGAATCCATAACATCTAGCTTCCATAGTTACTTGGTCAACTCCATGGTGAGCATCTGATGAAAGCTCTGAACCTTGTCCAGTTTCAAAGTACATTACATTTGGTCCTGTAGCTGTTCCTTGTTTTAAAGCTAATTGTCTAGCTTCTTCTATAGTTGCTGCATTAAATCCAAAAGCTTCATTTCCCTTTTCAGAACCTGCTATTGATTGGAATATTAGGTCTGTAGGTGCCCCTTGTCTTATAGCTTCCATTTGAGTTGTTACATGAGCTAGTACACAAGTTTGAGTTGGTATTTTAAATTTTCTTTTTATTTCATCAAATCTCTTTAATACTTTAGTAACACTCTCAACAGAGTCATCAACTGGGTTTAATCCTAAAACTGCATCTCCAACTCCAAAAGTTAATCCTTCTAATAATGAAGCCATTATTCCATCTGGATCATCTGTTGGATGGTTTGGTTGAAGTCTTGCAGATAAAGTTCCTTTTTCACCTATTGTTGTGTTACAGTGAGCTGTTACCTTTATCTTTCTTGCTCCATATATTAAGTCCATATTAGACATTAATTTTGCTACAGCTGCTACCATTTCAGAAGTTAAACCTCTTGAAATTCTTCTTATATCGGCACCTGTTGTATTTTCATCTAATATCCACTCTCTAAATTCAGATACTGTCCAATGTTTTATTTCATTGTATATTTTTTCATTTACATCATCTTGAATTATTCTAGTTACCTCATCTATTTCATAAGGAACTGCTGGGTTATTTCTTAAATCCTCTAAAGTTATATTTGATAATACAACCTTTGCTGCTACTCTTTCTTCTGAAGACTCTGCTGCTAATCCAGCTAATCTATCTCCTGATTTCTCTTCGTTTGCCTTAGCCATAACCTCATTTAAAGATTTGAAAGCATAGACTTTTCCAAATAATTTTGTTTTTAAAATCATTTCTTATCCTCCTTCCAACTAGTTGAAAACTAATGTTTTTATAACAACAGGTAATACTTTTCCATCTGCAATTGGTGTTCCAAGGTCTATGTAATCTCCATTTTCAACCTTAATACCATCAATACATATAATTTCTTTTTGGAAATTAAGTAAGGAATATATTGCTTGCCCTAAAACCTTAGCCATATCATTTTCAACAACTACTATTAGTTGTCCCTCTTTCTCAATCAAATCCTTCATTCCATTTACAAGACCTTTTGCATATTCCTGTATCTCTTTAAAGGATGGATTCTTTTTACCATTAATAGCTATTGCTATCTTTTGAAAATCATTTTCTAGCCTGAACCACTCTATTTTTTTCTTAAGAGCAGTTTCTAATTCATAAGCACCTTGACTTTCATCTTCTAAACTAAGCTTTAATATTGGTAAATTTTTTATTGGGAAACTATCCTTTGTGTAAGTAATTGTACTTCCACTTATTTCTGTTGTATGAGAGCCAGCTCCCACAACAGTTGCTCTTATGGTTTCAATAGATCTTACTACTTTAAGCTTTTTACATAAATCTGAATTTTTAATAGCTTGTCCTAGTATTATTCCTATATCTCCATATTTAAAATAGTCTTGGATTTCTCCCTCATAATATATATAATCTGCAACTCCTCCTGAGAAGGATATGCATTTTATCTCATTTTCTAAAGCTATACTTTTATTAGTTACTATGTAATCAAAGTATTCATCCTTAGGTCTTAAACCAACACTTTCCTCCAACCAAGCAACCATCATATTAACCACCGGTTTAATATTTTCTAAGGTTGCCTTAGTTCCTATTTCTAGTCCTAAATTCTTTTCTTTTATTATTCTTTCTATTTTAGGTGAAATATACATTATCTCTCTTGTATTTGGATTAATCTTTATAAGTCTTCCTCCTACATCTAGACAGCCAGTCTCCTTAACTTCACCTCTTAAAAAAAGTGCAAGGTTACTTGTACCTCCTCCAATGTCCATGTTTACAACACTGGTTGAATGTTCCTTAGAATAAATATGTGCTCCAGCACCCTTTCCAGCTATGATACTTTCTAAATCTGGTCCAGCTGTTGCCACAACAAAGTCTCCAGCAAATCCACTCAATGTGTGTAATACATCGTTTGCATTTTCTTTTCTAGCTGTCTCCCCTGTTATTATTACAGCACCTGTTTGAATATCATCCTTATTTATTCCAGCCTTTTTATATTCTTCTTCAATAATTTCTTTTATTTTTCTTCCATCTATTTCAGTATTTGAAATAAGTGGTGTAAAGTAAACATCACTTCTATAGATAATTTCCTTATCTACAATGCTTATTCTTGGAACGGTAAAAGCTGATGCTTCATTTTCAACTATTAACTTAGAAAATATAAGCTGAGTTGTACTTGTGCCTATATCTATTCCAACACTTAAAAGTTCCTCTCTCATCCTTTCACCCCCTTAATATTTTTTAAAATCCATAAGCTGTTATTTTTCATATCAACTTATAATAATTTAATTAAATTCTTTAATTTAGATAATTATTTTAAAGAACTAAAAAGGCTTAAAGCTACAGAAATAAACCTGATTTAAAAATCTAAGTTTTATTTTCTATAACCTTAAGCCTCATTGCTCAATTCAAACCACTACTTCGCAGTTCATAGTTATTTAAATTCTTCATTTTCTTCAATTTTAAAATTTAATAGTACCTTGGTTCCTTCTTTGTTAGAAGTTATATTCATACTTCCTTTTAGCTGATCCTTTATGTAACTATTAACTATGAATAATCCTAAATTATTATTGTTAATCAAACCTAAGTCAAATCCACATCCATCATCCACAACAGCTATGGCTTTATCTTCTCCATCACTTTGTATTAGAATCTGTATTGTACCTTCATCTTTATTAATAAATGCATGATCAAAACAATTTTGTATAAGTTCATTCATTATTAAGAGTAATCCAGTTAGCTTTTCTCCATCTATATAAAAATTATTTCCTGTTATATAGATGTTTATGTTAGATCCATACCAACTTTTCTTTATGTTTTCTGTTAGTACCTCAAGTGCATCTCTAACCTTAATATTATTTCCTTGAGATTTAGATAATAAATCGTGAGTAGTAGCAATGGCAAGTATTCTGTTTACACTTTCCTGTAAATATTCCTTAGCCTCTTCACTTTTGCATCTTCTACTTTGACTTCTAAGTAATGCGGCTGCTGTTTGCAAACTATTTTTAACCCTATGATGAGCTTCTCTTAGTGCCACTGATTTTAAAACTAACTCAGCCTCTTTATTTTTAACATCACTTATGTCCTTTATTATCTCAATTATTCTTAAATTTTCTTTATCTATAAAGGTTCTACTTAATTCAAAATAAGAATTTTTCACTTGAACCTCTATTATTTGTTTTAAGTCACTCTTTTCTCCAATAACATTTGAAAGATCTTCAAACTTGGAATTATCTAAAGACAATTTATTAAAATCATCTCCATAGTCTATACTTTTATATCCTAAACTACTATATATATTATCTGCTTTAGTATTTTTTATAACAAGCTTTCCTTTTTTATCAAAAACAAGTATTCCATCATGAAGATTATTTGTTATTAAAGTACCTTCTCTTAAAAGATTTAAAAAACCTTTTGATTCTGAACTTTCATTTGCAGAACTTATGTCAATTTTGAAATCACTTTCAAGCTCATTACTAATATCTTTTTCTACTATAACAACTCCTACAACCTTTTCTTCATTAAGAATTGGATGTATTCTTTGTTTTACAAACTTATTTTCTTGAGTCAGTGCTTTTATATCCTTATTAACTGTTCCATTTTTTAATGTTTCTATAACACCTGGCTCATTTTCCTTTAAAGCTTTTTTTCCAACTACTTTTTCTTTATATAATGAAGGCTTATCTTTTGGAATAGCATGCTCTACCACAATAGCAAAGTTTCCCTCTTTATCTAAAACATCTATAAATGCATCACTTTCATAAAAGTCAGCCATAATCTGTAGAGATTTTGAAACTTCTCTTATTTTATTTATCTCCTCTTCACTTAAAAGAGTATATTCTTTACATAGTGTTCCAATCATTAATTATCCCTCATAACCAACAATTATTATTTTTGCTATTTCAGCCATGGTAGTTCTTCTATCCATACTTAATTTTCTTATTCTGTTATAAGCATCATTCTCATTTGAGTTTAATTGCTTAACAAGTATTCCTTTTGCCTTCTCTATTAACTTTCTATCATTTAATTTATTGTTTATTTTATCATAATCTTTTTTTAGTTCATCAAATTCTTCTGCCTTTGATAAGCACATTTCTACAGTAGGAATAAATACCTTCTCATTTACAGGCTTAATCATATATCCAAAGGCTCCTACTTCTTTAGCCATTTCAATATACTTTTTGTCTTCAAATGCTGTTAATAATATTACGCCCCCAACTAATTTTTCCTTAGTTAATACCTTACTAGCTTTTATTCCATCTAATAAAGGCATATCTATGTCCATTAAAACTAAGCTAGGATTATATTTCTTACAAACTTCAATTGCTTCAAAACCATCAGAAGCCTCTCCTACAACATCGTATCCATTAGCCTCTAAAATTTCTCTTGTATCCATTCTTGTAATAGGCTCATCATCGACTATTACTATAGTTCTTTTCATTAACAGTTCACCTCAAATTAAAATTTGTTTAGATAATTAAATAACTCTTTAATTCCTACATCATCTACTGTATCAACTTTAAATATTTTACTTACTCCAGCTAAATTTAATCTCTCTTCTGCTACTTCTATTTCTGACTCGTCCTTAGCTAGATTTATCTTTGTGATAATACCTATAACATCTTTACAAAACATACTTGCAAACCCCGGAGCAATATAATTTTCCTCTGAGGTACAATCATATACTAAAGCTATAATATCAGCATCTGCTGCTGTAACTATTAAAGCAGTATAGTATCCCCTGTTTTCCATATATTCTCCTGGAGTATCTATGGCATTATCATAAAGTTCTATGGCTTGAGTTTTCTTATATTTTATTTCTAGATTGTTTAAGGCTTGACATAAGGTTGTTTTTCCACATCCTGTCTTACCCATAAATATTACTCTTCCCATATATTAAGTCCTCGTGATCTTAGTTGATGAGAAATTTAAAATGTTACCTAAAACATCTAAAACTTCATTTAAGGCTGACTCAACGGAACTTATATCACCAGTTACTACTAAAGATCCACTAAATCTATCTATAAAACCTAATGAAACTCCTGAAGCCTTTGTAGCAACATCTGCCGCAATAATAGAGGCTTCACTTGGTGTTATAGTTAATATTCCTATGGCATCCTTTTTATCCACTATAAGACCTAATTTTTTATATATGTCCTCATTAGGATTTGCTATTATATGAGCAAGTGTAACTTGTTTCCCTGGTACATATTCTTGTATAATTCTCTGTTTTGACTCTTCTCCCATATGCTTCTCACCTTACTTTCCCACGTTAAATTATTGACTAGTTAAATCCTTTTCATAACTATTTAATAAAAAAGCTCCTTAAAGTTTCATTCCTATCTTTAAGTAAATGAAATACCTTTAAGAAGCTACATTGCTCGAAAACTTAATCACACCTTTGTGATATCTTTATTATAAATTTTAATAGGCCCTTTGTCAATATATTCACATATTTTTCATATTATTTTGTCATATTAATAAATTTATTGTCTTTTATCTGATTCTTTATTAAGTATATATCTATGCCTATCTAAAATAAGCTCCAAAAAAGGATAATTTCTAAGCATATCAATCCTATTTTGAAGCTTATAAAAAAACTATTTAATTTTGTTTAAAATAGATATTATATCATTTTCATCTGGCACTCTTGGATTACTTTCTGTACATGCATCCTTTAATGCTAATTGAGCTATTTCATTTTCTAAACTCTTTAGTTCATCACAATTAACTTTACACTCTCTTAAAGTTGTAGGCATATTCATTGCCTTTTGCATCTTTTTAATTTCATTTATAAGATTTTTTACTAATCCTCTAGTATTTGATCCTTGTAATCCAACCATTTTAGCTATTTTAGCATATTTTTCTGCAGCTTCACTAAATTCCTTAGAATTATAGCTTGTTATGTTTGCATTATATTCTATTACATGTGGTAATAATATTGAGTTAGTTCTTCCATGAGGAACATGGAATTTTCCTCCTAAAACATGGGCAATACCATGGTTTACTCCTAAAGAAGCCTCATTAAAGGCTAAACCAGCTAAACATGAGGCATTATGCATTTTTTCTCTAGCTTCTATATCATTTCCATTTTCATAAGCTTTTAATAAATATTTAAAAACTAAAGTAGCTGCTTTTTCAGCTAAAGCATCTGAAAAGTCTGTTGCATTTTTAGAAACATATGCTTCTAATGCATGAGTAAGTACATCCATTCCTGTATCAGCAGTTATAAAATTTGGAACTGTTTTAACAAGTTCTGGATCTAAAATTGCTATGTCTGGTAATAATTCATCTGATACTAAAGGATATTTAACTCCTTTTTGCTTATCTGTTATTACGGAAAATGAAGTTACTTCTGAGCCTGTACCACTTGTTGTTGGTATAGCTATAAACTTAATATCATTTAATTTAACTAATTTTTTAGAAAAATCTATTATTGCCTTAGTTGCATCTATAGCAGACCCTCCCCCTAAAGCAATAACAACATCAGGATTAAAATCTTTAAGCATTTCTATTCCACTTACAACTAACTCAATAGGTGGATCTGGAACTATTTCACTAAATACAAAAACCTCAGATGATGTAAGGTTATTAGTTAATTTTTCTATAGTCCCTGACTTAACCATAAAAGGATCTGTTACTATAAAAACTTTTTTATTCTTAAGTTCCTTTAGGTAATCTAAGGCTCCTTCTCCAAAAAGTATTTCTGTCTTAATCTTAAACCTTTTCATTTTTAGCTCCCCTCTTTTTATTAATTATGGGTAAGAGCTTATTTATAAGTATATTTTTAGTTTACGGGTAGTTTTTTTGTTGATCTTTCTTGTTTAATATAATTAAGGTGAATTTTTAATTATAAATAAAAATTGGCTATTTCCAAAAATATACTTATAAAAAAAATAAGAAGCTCCATAGGGATTTCCTATGGAGCTTCTTTGCTCTCTAAACACCACATCGTGTTATTTTTAATATACTCTTTTTAAAAAAACTTGTCAATAAAACTTAATTCTCTTTTTTAAGTTTCTTTAATTTTAGATTTTTATAAATATAATATGAAAAAATAGCTATTACTATTATAATTATTAATGCTATTGAATAATGTCTTAAAGCTTTTTCTATAAATGATTTATTATCATATGCAAAATATCCTAATAGAAGATAGAAACTATCCATTATTGTTATACCTAAAGCTGAAAATATAACAAACATAATTTTATTAACCTTCTCAGCTCCTGCAAAAAGTGATATATATGTTCTTGTAAATGGTAATAATCTAGCTAGGAAAACTGTTATTTTGCCATACCTAGAAAATAACCTATCTATTTTTTCAAATATAGATTTACTTTTTTTATGCTTTCTCTTAGCAAATGAAATTACTTTTTCTCCTGCATACATTCCCACTGAATAGCTTATTAGGGGCCAACTACGCCTCCTATAACGGATATTGGCAAAGCATATATCATGCTATATTTACCACTTGCTACACTAGCACCTATTGCAGGTAATACAATTTCACTTGGAAATGGCAAACAAGCATATTCAAGCATGTTTAATATAAATATTCCTACGTATCCACAAGTGCTAGCCAAATAAACTATAAAGCTAACAAAGCTCTCTAAAAACCCCATAAACTATTTTCCTTCCCATCTGTTGTATTAATTTATAAACTAATTCTTAAATATGTATTTTTACATATAAATAATCAATATTTTTTAAGTTATTATTTATGATCATACTACATAAATAATAATAACAAATTATTCTTTTTAATTTATTACTAAAAAGTTTCTTATTTCTGAAAACATTTTCTTGCATTTTTAAAAACATTGTATTATAATTAATGTAAAGGTTTTATCGATGAAACCCTCTTTTCTTACTTTATCATCGATAAAAGCAATTATTTTTTCATTTTTAATGCACTTTTGTGTTATTTACGTATTATTGAATGTGATTAAAAAAGACAAATACTAAAAGTATTTGTCTTTTTTATTTTAGTTATATTTTTCTCCAATCATAAACCTCATTTTTAACATCTATTTTATGTCCATTTATTGAGACTATATTATCATTAATCCATTTTACATCAATTAATTTTATCTTATAATCCCAATATATATTTCTTACTTCTCCACTTATATTATTAACCACTTCACATCTTACGGCCCAATCAGGTACTCCTCCAGAACTACATATATAAGAATTAATAGTATATTTTTTGTTTGGAGATTTATACTCTTCTTGAAAGCTTCCTATGGGTAATTTCTCCATAGTAACATTATTGCATTTAATTTCATTGTAATAATACTTAAATGTAGAAATCCAAATTGCTATTAATGTAGCAATTGTAAGTAAAAATGTAAATAGAATAACCCTTTTATTGAACTTACACTTTTTCTCTAAACTTCTTTGGTCCACTTAATCGCTCCTTTAAAATGTCTATATATTTATAAAATTTAACAAAAACCTGTTTTAATACAAGTTTTAGTTTATTTTTAAATTACTATATTAAATATTTTTATTATAATGCTCCTTATATACATTTAAGAAATTTTCTAATATTCTAGCTGTCATTCCCCAAATCACAAAATTATTATATTTGTAGAACATAACTTTGTATCTTCCA from Clostridium perfringens carries:
- a CDS encoding acetaldehyde dehydrogenase (acetylating) — protein: MEFLDKDLVSIQETRGLIRKAKEAQSKLAIMSQQDIDRIVKAISDAAYENSEKLAKMANEETGFGKWEDKVLKNVFAARTVYESIKDTKTVGIVEENVEKRAFKIMVPVGVVAGLIPSTNPTSTAIYKAMISIKARNAIVLSPHPSAKKCIIETAKIIAKAAERAGCPEGAIGCITVPSIEGTNELMKNKDTSLILATGGEAMVRAAYSSGTPAIGVGPGNGPAFIDKSADVKLAVKRILDSKTFDNGTICASEQSIVVEKAMEDEVVRELKEQGAYFLTEEQANQLSKFVMRANGTMNPQIVGKTPQDIAKLAGLEGIPSWARVLIPRECHVGHKYPFSREKLTTILTFFVEENVDAVLNRCREILLNEGAGHTFCMHANNEELVKRFALEMPVSRMVVNSPGALGGIGATINLVPALTLGCGAVGGSSTSHNIGPLDLMNTRNVAYGVRELEDIRELAVGATKEVAASLDLGDKEELINLLVKKIIEELK
- a CDS encoding BMC domain-containing protein, with the protein product MGKALGLIEFIGYVPAICAADTALKAASVDLIGIEKVTGGIVTVKITGDVDAVQAAVESAENYASRIGSLRSAHVIPRLDDEVENLLMNSKSSEEEIQELEEDIKEVCEEIREEITEAIIEETESKEESLQEDVVEYVKNVNAEVEEISEKIEGESHLDEIEVFEISQNKESSKESLEEVIIKPELTEDKTTENKEADSIDIKEISKMSVKELRKKIKSLNINITSNKLKSLKKKDLVDILLKYNEEGDS
- the eutL gene encoding ethanolamine utilization microcompartment protein EutL — protein: MKNDLIRPNVLSVKIISNVSPEMAKKLELEPHHKSLGLITADCDDVTYTALDEATKAAEVDVVYARSMYAGAGNASTKLAGEVIGILAGPSPAEVRSGLNATLDFIDSGVGFVSANEDDSICYYAQCVSRTGSYLSKTAGIREGEALAYLVAPPLEAMYALDAALKAADVEMCEFFAPPTETNFAGALLTGSQSACKAACDAFAEAVQSVASNPLGF
- the eutC gene encoding ethanolamine ammonia-lyase subunit EutC, with translation MNEKDLKLMVEQLVSQMVGQVDMQSVEKVVKEVSKNQSQVESDEFIPDITEIDIKKQLLVDNPADREAYLEMKAKTPARLGSGRAGARYKTITALRMRADHAAAQDSVFSDVSEEFIKKNNFIPVKTMCTDKDEYVTRPDLGRRFSPETTEIIKEKCDKNPKVQIMVGDGLSSAAIEANVEDILPSIEQGLKMYGLNVGPILFVKYCRVPAMDAVGEATGADVVCLLVGERPGLVTAESMSAYIAYKPKVGMPEAKRTVISNIHKGGTTAVEAGAHIAELIKTMLDKKASGIDLK
- a CDS encoding ethanolamine ammonia-lyase subunit EutB, encoding MILKTKLFGKVYAFKSLNEVMAKANEEKSGDRLAGLAAESSEERVAAKVVLSNITLEDLRNNPAVPYEIDEVTRIIQDDVNEKIYNEIKHWTVSEFREWILDENTTGADIRRISRGLTSEMVAAVAKLMSNMDLIYGARKIKVTAHCNTTIGEKGTLSARLQPNHPTDDPDGIMASLLEGLTFGVGDAVLGLNPVDDSVESVTKVLKRFDEIKRKFKIPTQTCVLAHVTTQMEAIRQGAPTDLIFQSIAGSEKGNEAFGFNAATIEEARQLALKQGTATGPNVMYFETGQGSELSSDAHHGVDQVTMEARCYGFAKRFQPFLVNTVVGFIGPEYLYDSKQVIRAGLEDHFMGKLTGIPMGCDACYTNHMKADQNDIENLAVLLTTAGCTYFMGIPHGDDVMLNYQTTGYHETAALREMFGLTAIKEFQDWLVEMGFIDENGKLTKKAGDASVLLG
- the eutA gene encoding ethanolamine ammonia-lyase reactivating factor EutA, whose product is MREELLSVGIDIGTSTTQLIFSKLIVENEASAFTVPRISIVDKEIIYRSDVYFTPLISNTEIDGRKIKEIIEEEYKKAGINKDDIQTGAVIITGETARKENANDVLHTLSGFAGDFVVATAGPDLESIIAGKGAGAHIYSKEHSTSVVNMDIGGGTSNLALFLRGEVKETGCLDVGGRLIKINPNTREIMYISPKIERIIKEKNLGLEIGTKATLENIKPVVNMMVAWLEESVGLRPKDEYFDYIVTNKSIALENEIKCISFSGGVADYIYYEGEIQDYFKYGDIGIILGQAIKNSDLCKKLKVVRSIETIRATVVGAGSHTTEISGSTITYTKDSFPIKNLPILKLSLEDESQGAYELETALKKKIEWFRLENDFQKIAIAINGKKNPSFKEIQEYAKGLVNGMKDLIEKEGQLIVVVENDMAKVLGQAIYSLLNFQKEIICIDGIKVENGDYIDLGTPIADGKVLPVVIKTLVFN
- a CDS encoding sensor histidine kinase, translating into MIGTLCKEYTLLSEEEINKIREVSKSLQIMADFYESDAFIDVLDKEGNFAIVVEHAIPKDKPSLYKEKVVGKKALKENEPGVIETLKNGTVNKDIKALTQENKFVKQRIHPILNEEKVVGVVIVEKDISNELESDFKIDISSANESSESKGFLNLLREGTLITNNLHDGILVFDKKGKLVIKNTKADNIYSSLGYKSIDYGDDFNKLSLDNSKFEDLSNVIGEKSDLKQIIEVQVKNSYFELSRTFIDKENLRIIEIIKDISDVKNKEAELVLKSVALREAHHRVKNSLQTAAALLRSQSRRCKSEEAKEYLQESVNRILAIATTHDLLSKSQGNNIKVRDALEVLTENIKKSWYGSNINIYITGNNFYIDGEKLTGLLLIMNELIQNCFDHAFINKDEGTIQILIQSDGEDKAIAVVDDGCGFDLGLINNNNLGLFIVNSYIKDQLKGSMNITSNKEGTKVLLNFKIEENEEFK